The proteins below are encoded in one region of Catenulispora sp. GP43:
- a CDS encoding glycosyltransferase family 2 protein: protein MKGAGSLENEQPPPHVSVVLPCFNEEAHVLLEIQRICAALDAMDYPYEVLAIDDASTDGTLEVLRKAEIEYPSVKVVAFNRNGGAGTVRRIGSKMARGDIVVWTDADMSYPNERIPELVEMLDFDADIDQVVGARKAEMGSHRLLRIPAKWVIRKIAEKLTNQKIPDLNSGLRAMRREVALPYLRLLPPGFSCVTTITLAFMSNQHPVVYMPIDYAKRAGKSKFRFVTDAYRYILQVLRMVMYFNPLKVLMPPALWLIGIGVVKAVFDLVVHPVRFAQNTALLLLSGLIIASMALLADLIVRSRPE from the coding sequence ATGAAAGGGGCTGGATCCTTGGAGAACGAGCAGCCTCCACCGCATGTCAGTGTGGTTCTGCCGTGTTTCAACGAGGAGGCGCACGTTCTGCTGGAGATCCAGCGGATCTGTGCGGCGTTGGACGCCATGGACTACCCGTACGAGGTGCTGGCGATCGACGACGCCTCGACCGACGGGACACTGGAGGTGTTGCGCAAGGCGGAGATCGAGTATCCGTCGGTGAAGGTGGTGGCCTTCAACCGGAACGGCGGGGCCGGGACGGTGCGGCGGATCGGGTCGAAGATGGCCCGGGGCGACATCGTGGTGTGGACCGATGCCGACATGTCGTATCCGAACGAGCGGATCCCCGAGTTGGTGGAGATGCTCGATTTCGATGCGGACATAGATCAGGTGGTGGGTGCTCGCAAGGCCGAGATGGGGTCGCACCGGTTGTTGCGGATCCCGGCCAAGTGGGTGATCCGCAAGATCGCGGAGAAGCTGACCAACCAGAAGATCCCGGACTTGAACTCGGGGCTGCGGGCGATGCGGCGTGAGGTGGCGTTGCCGTATCTGCGGCTGCTGCCGCCCGGGTTCTCCTGTGTCACCACGATCACGTTGGCGTTCATGTCCAACCAGCATCCCGTGGTGTACATGCCGATCGACTACGCGAAGCGGGCCGGCAAGTCGAAGTTCCGGTTCGTGACCGACGCCTACCGGTACATCCTGCAGGTGCTGCGGATGGTGATGTACTTCAACCCGCTGAAGGTCCTGATGCCGCCGGCACTGTGGCTGATCGGGATCGGCGTTGTGAAGGCGGTGTTCGACTTGGTGGTGCACCCGGTCCGGTTCGCGCAGAACACAGCTTTGTTGTTGCTCAGCGGGCTGATCATCGCCTCGATGGCGTTGCTCGCCGACCTGATCGTGCGGTCGCGGCCGGAGTGA